AGATATCCTTAAATCCTTGCTGGCAGTGTAGCCAAGGCAACAGATGGCTCAGCACAAAATAGCCACAGACAATTTACTGTGTGGCTGGAGCTGGATTTACAGCCACAGATCCctctgctgcccccagcactctgctctgcacctcAATCTTCCCCGGGTGGTTCCATGGCTGTCACTGCCTGAGctgttttcagagcagctgttcTGTGGGAAACATGCAGAAGTTTATTTTCACATGTGCAAATTGACCTTACATCCAGCAGCATGATGAACAAAAGCTACATTTCCTGCTGTTCAATAAAATGTTACAAATCTGTTTTATTTGCCCTGACCCTTTCTCCCTGACATCTCCAGGAATCATTGTATGAAAGGTAATAGTTTTATACTGACAGCAAACAGAATTCTACAAGCCAAGTTTGCTGGGTTTTGATTGATTTTCTGAGTCTTCCCTCCTCCAGAGGTGGGCTGGGAGGTGATGCCTCACTGGTGTGAGGCTCCACAGCATTGCAGGTCAGCACCTCAGAGTCAGCTCTTTATTACCTGGCAGCTCTTTCTCTAAGTGTGTTTTCCAGACAGAGGGGTCTAAAGGTGAATAATTGATTTCCTTCACTCACCCCTTTACATTTCAGACACTGACGTAGGTTTATactaagtaaataaaatatattcatgTACAATGTTGTTGTTGCCATTTCTACAGATTTGGGGAAGATAAAGAGGTTAAAGTTATTTCTTGCTGTGGAGTCCAATCTATGAAAAGAAATCTGCAGTTTgtttaaagctgtttttctaTCAACACTTTAACATACAGTGTGAGTAAATTAGTTTTCTGAATTTAGGCTCTCTTTGCAAGTTGTCAGAGTGAAGCTGTTTGCTGCTGGAGTAGTTAGGGATTGCTTTCTGTGAGAAGTTTGGAATATTTGCCACTGGAATTAATGCTGCACCTTCACTAGAATAACcagacagcaaaacaaaatggGCCCAGATTTAACACTAACTACAGTGTTGGCATGAATTCTGACAGAATTTGGGTTtcattttatatgtatttatttatttccacagCAACTTGATAATGCTTCTGAAGAGgcacagaggaagaagaaagttttcctggaaaaaagtCTGTTTGATAGAGAAGGTTATCTGTGAGAGGGAGAAGTGAAAGGTTGAAGGGTGCATGTTTAACATCTTGCaaagctgggggaagagggGGGAGGGTATCAAAGCTGTCCTTCAAAATTATCTGCAGATACCCTGAATATAGCACAAAATaaacaagtattttaaaagaaaaggtttgGTTCTACTGGAAAAGAGTAAGAAAATGATGCTTTAGGAACTGTTTATTCTTTGTTAAAATGCTGTTAAAGGTTACCTTTTATTTATTGTATCTTGCAGAGATGTTTTCAGGTGAGTGGAAAAATTGAGTTTTACCTCTAGCTGTTATAATAAATTGTTATTGAAATACTGTGACTCAAAATAAAGAAGTAGCAAGAATGGAAGTGAAGGAAGCACCCAGAAACAAATACCAGGAAGGAGGGAGCACAATGTCCAAAGGAAGTTTGGTGTTGAGTGTTAAGCCAGGGGTTCAAGATTGGTGCTTGTGTTTTGCTCAGGTTTTAGTTCAGTTTTTGGGGAAGGGTTTAGGTTCACATTCAGTTTATTGAATATCagtgataatttttttcatggtcCCACACCATAGATTTTCCTCCCCTTGCCAGCCCAAGTTCCAAGCCTCAAATCATATCAATCAACTCTGAGCAAACAAGCAAAATTACTAAGAAAAAGTAGCTACCAAGATCAGAGCATTAATAGAACTGGAATTTTAAGGATGTTTGGACAACAAGGTCCAGCTTTTCACAAGTTTCCAGAAACTGTGGATACTGACATTTAGTCCAAACAAACAACATAGCATGAAGGACAATTGATGCCCTGGGACAATAAAGTGCCAGCATGGCAACATCTGTTCAAAAATGTCAATTAGCACTGGATGCTGCCATGTGTGTCAGGAGTTCAACAGGCCTTTAGCTCATGTATGCAGAGGTGAGGACAGAACCTGTATTTGACATTCTTTGAGGTGAAGCACAGAGGGCAGAAATTTCTTCCAGGACAGGGTGAGGCTTTGGTTGCTGTGGAGAGAATTAGTGCAGCAGGActggctccagctctggagcGGCTTCAGGAACCTCACCATGTTCTCATGTGCTCTTCTGTACCAGTTATTTCCCCTCTCTCTGACATTTCCAGTTGTCTGGCAGGTGACAGTGTGGTTTGCTATCACATGGCACTGAGATaaggatggggctgtgtgatCTGTAATTATGAGCTGTTTGCAGGGCAGGGAAGCTGCACATGCAGCTGAATCTGATGAGCTGACCTGCACTGAGCTGTTACACTGCAATGACCTAAGATGCATTTAAGCTGCACATTGTAGTTCAGTTTAGgcagaaatctcatttttacCCAGACACAGGCACCTGGGTGTCTCTGGACTGTAGAACCATGTTAGAGGTGCtgtccagccccaggagccactGTGTCAGTGCAGCACAAGGTCTGCACAGCAAATTTGGCATTTACCCAGATCAGGGCACTCAGGAGTACCCTCACCTGACTTGGGTATCCAGCCTGCCCTTGTTTGTGCCATGAAATCCTCCCAAGTTCTTATTATGAAATTATGACTCAAATATTCATTCTGGGGGGAAATTAATGTCCTTAGAATCTCATGAAAAATTAGCTGGTATGAGCCGTAGGAAAATGGTCAGAGTCTAAGTCAATAAGGATCAAGtttctgaggaggaaggagagttTTATTAAAGATTTTACAGACCTTAGGAACACATTGTTCTGGAACTTGAATATGTGATAGACCTGTGTGGCATTGAACTTTTATCTCTATCACACACAGCTTGTAACCTTCTTTATTAGACAATAGAAATTGTGGGTGAGGAGAATCATGGCACAGTttgagttggaaaagaccttagAGATTGATAATTTCCAGTCTCCAGTGGGGATCCTGGTGCCACACTGGTTATTCTGTGAGGACTCCACTGTCACATTAGACATCATTGGATCTCTGCTTTCATTTGTTCCACCCTGACCATGGGATGAGGGCACTGTCAGAAAGAAGAGgtgtaaatacatttttaaaatagcatgATAGGaaagtggtttattttttattaaatctgGTTTCTGTTTAAGTCAGCCATGGTCCAGGAGTTGTGTTTGAAGGCAGTCAACCATATAATTCTCTTCCATATAATTCACTTCCTCTGtgattttaaaggatttttgcTTAAGTCTCATAAAAATACCAAagggtccttttttttttttttttttttttttttttttttctagcttcAGAACAAAACTATTCCAATTTATCCCAGAGACTGGTGTCATATAAGCTAATGTCAATGGGAATCATCCAGAACTAGGGCATtctgtttaaaacaaaagcacagGTCAATTGTCCAGAGTGGAGGAAGATAAAAGGAATAACTTaaccaaaaccagcatttttctcatttagAAGTCAAGATAAATCAGTGAATTTAAAGTCAACTTCTGTTTTgcagcacctttttttttttttaactgtctctgaggagggaagaaaatgaaacagtttAAGGATTCTTTCCCTCAATATTTTTTAGATGAAGAGATGTCCATCTTTTTAGGTGcatctctctatttttttttaggaatatGGAAGCCTCCATGAAAAAAAACTTGCAGTCATCTCCTATCCTGAGTGCCTTGGTGAAATCACTGCACAGAACTTCTATTTCCCTGCCAGAACTCAGTGCCTACTTGCTCTTAGGCATTCAAGGTCCTTCTGAGGGGGAGCATTGAGCAACACTCCAGGGGCTGCCCTCAGCTGTAAGGACTTCAGCACTGGCAGTGTTTACTGCTCTGGGGTGAGGAGAGGACTTGTTCtttattgactctgtgtaattGTCAGTTCTGATTTGCTCTCCTGATGCAGTGGGTGCTAAAGATTAACACTGTAAATGAAGAATTGCTCTGCAAACAAACCTCGGGTAGGCCACGGATTtcataaacttttaaaaacttaGATAAATTTAATCACGGCTTTAAAGCGAGGACAGTTTGATCTGATTGGGTTTTGCACAGAATTATCATTTTTCAATGCAGTTTTTTGTCTTTCAGGATAGCTGACAGCTCCTGTGTGCCATGAGGGATCTTTCCTATGGCTGAGCCTGGGATGTGACAGCCCCTGTGAGTGTCTGAGCTGGAATAAAAAGTGTGTGAGAAGGATTTTTTCACCTGTATTAAtgcatcctgcagctccagatGCCCCATTCTGCGTGGGGGTATTCAGCCTGCATTTAGTACCAGGTTGATGTGGCAGGCATGACTGATCTCATTCTCAGTTAACCCTTGAGAGGCCTTGCCAGTGCTTGGATCAGTGCagctcatggcagggggctgctgAAGGTGTCACCGTGGGTTTAAatggcacagcacaggtgaTGGGCATCAGAAAACACCCACTGAAGGGATCTGTGCCCTGGCAAACAAGCATCCAAAAAAGGCTCAGGTAGGTGAGGTGACAGGAATCTTGTGCTGTTGTAACTAGAAAAAGTCTAAACAACTCTCCATGTTCAGATATTTTGAGGGAAGGCTTCCTgtggaatatttatttatatgtttttaGATATAAAAAAATCAGCCCTGGATAAAGTAGATCTTTTAATCTTGTATTTTGTATGGTATTTTATTGTACACTAAAGTATGTTATGATTGGATACCAGGATTCTACAAATAATGAGGAATCCAAAACCTTTCTTCAGTTGCTTTGGCACACTCCCTGAATTCAGAGTCTTTCTTTACAGCTGCATTAGGTCTCATTTCACAAGACAGGAAAAGATGAATATTGGAAATCAGGATGgggaaacaagagaaaaaaaaaaaaaaagaaaaaaggaaactaaTCTAAAACAAAGACATCTCTAAATCTACCAGAATTTCCACACAGAATTCCAAAGCAAATGAAGGATTCTAACAGTTTAAACTGTTTCCATATGGAAGGGGTTATTTTTATAGATCCAGGTGACCCTGGCcagaagcagcaggacaggaggatcccagggcagctgtgcatTCCCAGGCAGTGTCACCGGGTGGCGACAGGATGTCGCGATACCCTGCCCGTGTCgcggctggccctgctggggaagCACGGTGAAAACCCTGGAAGCCAGGATTAGCAGAGCCCGAAATCACCTGCTCGCAGGTGGGGTTATCTCAGCTCCGGCTGCAATAAACCCGCCCGGGCGTGGCCGCAGAGAAGTTCCCGGCGCTTGCTCCGATTCTCGTTCCAGCTTTAGTTTCTAATTCATTTCCCCCAAGTGTTTGTGCAGTGCGTGTACTAAAGGGTGTagaacactaaaaaaaaaatgtttttccttaaaaaaaaaaaaaaaaaaggaagttatgttttctgaaaaattctgtGGTTCTAAAATGTCTTTTCAATGAAATCTCCAATTGAATAGTGGAGAGGGAGGAGCTGATTTATCCTCAGCAGCAAATACCTTGATGCTGAAATGTGACTGAAACAAAAGCAGTAGCATGTTGCTCTTCTTTctgtagaaaagaaagaaatgcatgctactttttctttctataaatCATTGAAATGAATGAATTCATTTCATGAAAACACACAAGAATTTAAACTCTGAAGGGCTTTGGAAGTGTGTAAGGATTAATTTCTTTGGTACCCGTGTTGATGTTCATACAAGACCTCGTTTTATTTGAGCACCACTGATTTCTCATATAAACACACATTTAGTGGTGAGAGTAGAACAAGCAGATGATCTCAAAGAGGGAACCCTGttggctgctggggagctgcagcagcactgaggctgTCACAGTATGGTTGTGATTGTATGTCTGTAGATGTATTCATTTCCTATTACTGGGTGGGACACCTCAGAGTCTACCATGAGAAGGATTTGTCACAgagtgattctgcccctctgtgGCAGATGTGACCATGTCTGTGTCCCTCAGCACAGCATTTTCCAGGAGAAATCCCATCCCCAGCATCCCAGCCAAAGGGAAGCCATGGATTTCTTGCCTGCCTGTGGCCTGTCACAACTGATACACGAGTCAGGGGACACCTAATCCCCTCTACCACATTTATTATGTGTTAGGAAAAGGTAGAAGGCCTTTTTGGAGATAGGAGTTATGACTGCTTTGGTTATCATCATTCTCATGTCAGAGAGCAGCTACAAGACCTTACAAGGTTTCACAACCTTCTAAAAACCCAGTTCCAAAGTTGCTTCAAAAATCCACAGTGATTTTGTTCTGGAAGGCTTGAAAAGTCTAAGGGCATTTTAGCATTGCAGCACTTATGGCACACATCCAAATGATATTGCCTTTTCCATTAATTTAATGTTCAACCTGCCTTTCTAGAAATAAAGCTCAGTTCCCTCGGTTTGCAgtgctgtattttaaatttcttcttcttttgtaATGTCCTTGAGATGACACTGCTTTGCTGCTACAGCCTGCTCCTTCTCATGGTGTGGTTTATCTTGTGGATATGCTGGGCAGATGAGAAGTGGAATAAGACATGAAGACTTCTAGAAGTAATCTACTGGACAACTGAGAACATAGAGAATTTTTCACTGTGTGAAAATGTCTTATTGATGGATACTGACCTGTTTCTGAATTCAGGGTGGGAATTGTTTGAAACAAGGTGGGTTGCTTGGTATATTGACTTACATATGGacccttttattttaaaacaatttttccttcttctttgtGACCATAGGAATTGTTTGTATGAACTGTGTGCTGGTGTGTGCACACCTCTCCCCAGCCACTGCATTTCAGAAACTGCATTGTAGGTTACTGTGGAATATAAGTGGAAATCCTGAGTTATCTGAGTTTAAAGGAAATCAATCTGAGCCTTTCTTAACCCAAgatttcagatattttcattCATAGAAGGATAGTCAGTGTGAAGAAATATTCCTGTTGGCTGGAGTAGAGGGGTACATGGAGCTGACCTAAAAAACCTATGGAAAACAATGGGCTCAGCCTCAAGCCTGCAGATTTTGGAGCTTCACTCATGAAATTGAAAGGAGCAAATATTTGTATACAACACAAGAGTTGTCAAAAGTCTTTGGTTTGACAACAATCTGTGGTTGACCAGGCTTCCAGCTGGTAAAGACAAGCACCCGGGCTGTCAGGACTGGAGTGCAGTAAAAAGACATGTTAAAAATGTGATGCATCCTGCCTAGTCAGACCTGACTGACCCAATGCATTTGGAAATAAGGATTATTAagctttctccagcagcagcctccaatTTATTTGCAGAGATTTTAATCCCTAAACAAGATCTGTTAGTGTAGCTTGGTCAGCATGCCACCTTTTTCCAGCCTCTTTATATGGAAACCTCAccagttttccttctcttttctccacTTCTAGAATTGCTGCCTTCTTTCAGCCCTGCCAAAAGCAAGACTCTCAGTGGTGAAGACCTCAGGACAATATTCCTGGTTAGACTCAATTTCCTTCAGTTCTGACTCGGCCACCACAACTTGAACAGAGCTGATTCTCTCCTTGCTGCCTCCTTGCCTGCAAAGGAGCatctgcagcagaggagctgcccaggagcaTGTGCTGCAGTgaccctgcagcagcaaggtGTGCCCAGAGTACTGACAAAGTGCCTTTTTCCTGGCACTGTTTATAGTCTGCTCTGAGTAAATCAGGCCCAGCCAGCTgaagggaaatgctgctgaTGGGATTGtgtcctgtgccagctcagccaTGCCAGGGAGGGATCAGACTTTGCCCCCCTTTCACAGCTCCGtgggcagcagcccagagctgtctctgcACCTCCCTGCTGTAAAAGCAGCATTTGCCATCCTCAGCCCAGTCCCTGCTTTTCTGTGGGAGCTcaggagggagggctggcagggctgggcatcccctggcacagcacagctcgGGCTCACCCTGCTCCATGCCCTGCACAGAGCTTCACAGGAGTCCTTGGCAGAGGAAATTTTACACACCAGTCTGGCTGCAGCAGTAATGTTTTTGCCCTTTGTAAAGCCTGGGCTTTTTTCAAAGCCTGTATTCACTCAGCACCCACTTGAGTGTATTTCTATTGTAACTATGCATGCAGTGCACCTCAGGGAATAAGTATTAAATGTCACTCATCAAATTCCATGATGCAGTTAGTTGAATTTTTACTTCTTGGAATAAATTTAcaagtttttcttgttttcaggggttttttttggaaaaaaatctaactTGTTGAGCAGGTCAAAATGTATCATGTTTACTTTTCTCACTATATTCTGGCTCTTTAGTTAATTGTAAATGTGCTTTTACTCGTGTTTCTTAAATGCTTTATTCTATTGACTCTTCTGTAAATGAAGGGGGGTTATTAACAATACACCAGCATTTTCAGGAATACACAtatcattttaaaatacatctaTATGTTAGAAAGTTAACTTTAAAGCTGTAGGGGATGTTGCTCAAATAGCATTTTGCATGTTTGTAACTCAGATTCTTATGGTGAAAAAGATTATTGCAGATTAGTCGCTTGAGGAGGGAGGCACTCACATTACGAGCTcctgaaaaataattcattttctttctttttttggtccAAGTCACCTTTTGCACAGCAGCTGTCACTTAGAAAATAAGCCAGTCCCACCACGTTCCACTTAACTGTTGACTGTTTTATGTGTGTCTCTGAACAGGTTATTTAGCATTTACATTTTCTGAGCTCTCAGCCATTCAAATTAAAGTAACAGCTTGTTTGTTGTGGTAGAAATGATTTTCTGTGCAGTGAAAGCATGGATTTTTAAAGTACCAGCTGTGGAACTGCACTTCTGAGCTGGCAAATTGGCTTGCTTTGTCATTCTGTACTCAATATttcagcagcattcccagtggaaattttttttcatacctTTCAAAGCAGCAATATGGACATGACATTAGTGAATCACTAGTTCTCAGGAAGTGGGGAGTCTGGGTGGTTGTGCTACAGCACAAAGGATTAAGGTGAACGTGTGACAAAGCAAAAGGCCTTTGGTACAGCCAGGAATTCAAACCCATGGGTCAAAACTGTCGTTTCTGCAGAAATTACAGGACAAGAGGTATCTGAAAGGCTCTGTCATACCATGACCTTCTTTAATTGCATGGATATTGAGGCTGAGGCAAGTTTTAAATGATGTGTGCATATAATCACCAGAAAAAAAGCTGCCATCCTGAGACAGAGGTGGTGAGATTACAGATCTGCTCTCTCCTCCTTCAAACATGCAGGGTGCCATGCAAAGCACTGAGGATTTGTCCAAATCATAAAAGGGCTGAAGGTTTTTCCTTATTACTTAATTTAAAGGAATCAGCTCTTGTCTGTATAGTTACAGATGAGGTTATTGGAACTTAGCTAAAAAGAGCTCTGCTAAACACTGTTGCTGCTTTCGTGTTTGGAAGTTGTGCTGAGAGGTTTTATGAGCTCTCTGCACCAATCCTGCAGCAAAGAGGAAGCAACTCATAATGATTTCCCATCTCAGTTCACCATTTTAAGCTCTAAAGAAAGGTTTGATTATTAAGCTTgaaattttttcctctcaagaTTAATCCTTACTTTAGGGAGTTAATTCCATTTATATCAGTGAGATTACTCACGTGAGTAACCAGCCACAGAATTTGCCTGTAGTACTGTGATTGCCTAGGGGGAAGTACAAGCAAGTCTGCAATTAAagttacaaaaggaaaaggtttgaccttttcttttttctcttcttttcttttcttctttttttttttttaagtatataTCTCTACTGTTTCATTGACTAGTGACAATGGCTTTTGCATTCTGAGGTGTTActaacagcagcacagaatggcTTTTCTTTAATaagaaagaaataggaaatgCTAAAGCTTCCCTGTGAAAGGTAGAAAGAGGAGGATCTCTGAGTTTTAACTTCAAGAAGCCCTAGGCTTTCTTCATGTGCATCACATTAGTGGAAAATTCCTTCATTCATTTAAGATAAACAGTTGTAACTTTCACGTTTGGTTGATGTGACATCAATGACTGACTGGGACTGCCAGCATTCCAAAAAGGATATCGTCCTCATCTGCAGCCACTCAGGGCTGCGGGGTGGAGCCTGCAGCACGGGCTGAAACATTTACAGGTGCATAAGTACCTAGGGAAGGGCACAGGTGATGCACCTGTCCCGGGAAAGGAGCACTagcacaggtgtgtcacagctcagcagctgcctgggtcAGAGCATGAGCTTCTTTGAGCCCCCGTCGCACTCCCCGCCACGCTGCAGCCCACAGTTCCCCAGCATCGGCCAGGAGCCTCCGGAGATGAACATCTACTACGAGAACTTCTTCCACCCCCAGAacatccccagcccccagcGGCCGAGCACCTTTGAGACTGCAGATTACAGCAGCACTCCCAATCCTTACCTCTGGCTAAATGGACCTTCCATCACCCCCCCACCGTACCTGCCAGGATCCAACGCCAGCCCCTTCATCCCGCAGTCGTACGGGATGCAGAGGCAGCTCTTGCCCAACGTGCACGGCTTGGGAGGAACTGACCTTGGCTGGCTTCCCCTGCCGTCCCAAGAGGAGCTCATGAAGTTGGTGAGACCTCCTTACTCCTACTCTGCCCTCATTGCCATGGCTATCCACGGGGCACCTGACAAGAGGCTGACTCTGAGCCAGATCTACCAGTACGTGGCTGACAACTTCCCGTTCTacaacaaaagcaaagctgGCTGGCAGAATTCCATCCGGCACAACTTGTCTCTCAACGACTGCTTCAAGAAGGTGCCTCGAGATGAAGATGATCCAGGTATAGccctctccccctttcccccatCTCTAATTAAACTTGATGAATTTTAAAACACCTGGTGCGCTGTAAAGAGACACAATAGCCCAGATACAGGACATAGACACAGTagcaatttcttttcaaaaggcTGAACtagaaagcagctgtgcccagctgaggTGTGaatcagtgctgctgtgagatctctgcagggaagggaattCTGTCCTGCCCTGGGTCCTTCTGAGAATGGATCAATGAGCTGAGCATGAGACTCAGCATGCACAGGAACATTTAACTGGGCAGGACACACTCAAGAGCCATTTGGTATAAAGCATGACTTGTGTAAAACTTAAGTGGGAATTCAAGGGAAGGGAATTTGTCAAAGAAATCCGATGGCTTTGGGGAGCCAGCATTAATTCCCAAGAGTAACACAGagtgcttttgtttgtttcaattAGTGTTTTCCTTGGAATGACACCTCTGCCATTACCAACCCCTTGGCTGGTAGGCTATCAGGTATTCCTTTATTCATGGCTTCCTATCAATAGCTGTTAAGAACAATGGAGAACAttaaaaactcattaaaattATTCTGCAGTAGAGGGCCAAAAGTCTAGTTCTATCTTTTTAGAAACCTATGCTACCCCATTGAATCTGGAGTGGGATCCCAGTGTGGGATTTGATTACTCTCTGCCATAAATTCAGAAGACCAGCTGTATACTGAAAACCTCCTTCCCtcagcaagaaaacaaaacaaaaagtccTCCCAGTGACTCCACTTGTATTTTTGCCTATGTGAAGAGTCAGGACTAAAGGGTAGAACCCAGAACTTTAAACCTTTTATCGGAATTCGACAGACTTGTACTTTTGGGTGACTAAAAATACATGTGTACTGCTTAtggaatttttctgtttctgggaAATGAGAGAAGCACCGTAAAGCCTTAAatgactggggtttttttttgtttctttgcttattttttaactaaaagtgtgggtttgtttccttggccaGGAAAAGGGAATTACTGGACTCTGGACCCAAACTGTGAGAAGATGTTTGACAATGGAAACTTTCGCAGGAAGCGGAAGAGAAAGTCTGACATGgaggccagtgctgctgctcttgtgtCTGAGAAATCCGAGGACAGTACCCTGTCTGGCAgccccaaagctgcagagcatcAGGATATCTTGGAAAACACCTCACCTGGGACTGACAATTCACCTGAGAAAGgatctcctcctccctcctccagcagcccgTGCCTCAGTAACTTCCTCTCCAGCATGACCACCTACGTCCACGGCTCCAGCTCGGGGAGCCGCTCCGGGCCCGTGGGACTCAGCTCTGAACCCACTGACAAAATGGGGCAGAACATGGTAGGCTTCAATTCCTACTCCCCACTCTCCAGTATTCCCAGCCATGGTGTGGGAGACTGGTCCAATTCCATGCCTTCCAGTCACCTTGGCCACAGCAACTCGGTGCTCAACCAGTTTAACACCCATTTttacagcagcctcagcacaaaCAACACCCTGTActccagggaagggacagaggtTTAAATGAAGGATTCTAGGACACTAAAGGAGAGTTATTTATGAGAGGAAATGATCCATGGGCAGGTGATTAGCATTAGCCTCTTGTCTCTAGGGCCACACTGCATCTTCCTCCTGGCAGCCACAAACTCGTTACCCATTATACTGAAATCACAAACACTCCACGTTCAGCAGCTGCACGTGGAAAATCAGGGATCCTAAGAGGAAGAATAGTAAAAAGGTCTCCTTAGATACTGCTTGTACTGCTGCCAACCAGGCTCCTCTACAGAAGTCCTTGAGAAGTTACAGTTTGCCTTAGGCAGGAGCCTCTTTCTGGCGTGGCATTAACATTGCTGTGCTTTTTAAAGTGATAACAGCAATGTGGTGGTACCTTTAATATCCTATCTTCAGGTATAGGCTGCCTGTACTAAATGCTCTGCAAGTTCTTATGTGGCCAAAGCTCTCCTGAACACTGCAGAATCCATAATAAAAACCACTGTATAGTGAGGAACAACCAACACCTGAATGGTGAGTGCTGCCTTTGGCTTTCTCTCATGCCAGTGCAGACCTTCTCTAAAGCTTGACCCCCTTCCAGTCCCAGGGGGAATGTGGCTGTGCAGCAAACTGACAGCATCATGGACACAACAGGAATTTTGAAGCTGGAGGGAAGCATGACAAAATACACAATTCCTGGAATTGTCTTCTGCTGTTGGATCTTTGTGTTTTCAATTCTAATTACAGGGTCAATTTTATTCCTTACACATGTAAATCTAGCCACGTAAGGGAAAGAGGATCTGTCctgaatatataaatatatatgtttaagacatgtttttttctaagaagaaaacacatttgttATATCTTAATTTTCTATGTGAATTATTTCTACTGAGTAAAGGGTTTGAATACTGGGGTGGGAGGTGAGGGGAGAAGAAGAGGGAGGTAAGAAGTTTAACTGTCTCTGAATTTCAGTTTCAAAGGCTGGATATTTCAGAGTATCAACTGCAGATATTGTAAAAAGTCTCtgtactgtatttttttcattttgtaaaaGTCCATGCTGTTCATCCTTGTGTAAATATTAgaaataattcttatttttcctaCACTCTACTGTAGCaacaaacatttcaaaatatagATGAAGTTTTTTAAACCAAGACTTG
This genomic interval from Haemorhous mexicanus isolate bHaeMex1 chromosome 15, bHaeMex1.pri, whole genome shotgun sequence contains the following:
- the FOXI1 gene encoding forkhead box protein I1, which produces MHLSRERSTSTGVSQLSSCLGQSMSFFEPPSHSPPRCSPQFPSIGQEPPEMNIYYENFFHPQNIPSPQRPSTFETADYSSTPNPYLWLNGPSITPPPYLPGSNASPFIPQSYGMQRQLLPNVHGLGGTDLGWLPLPSQEELMKLVRPPYSYSALIAMAIHGAPDKRLTLSQIYQYVADNFPFYNKSKAGWQNSIRHNLSLNDCFKKVPRDEDDPGKGNYWTLDPNCEKMFDNGNFRRKRKRKSDMEASAAALVSEKSEDSTLSGSPKAAEHQDILENTSPGTDNSPEKGSPPPSSSSPCLSNFLSSMTTYVHGSSSGSRSGPVGLSSEPTDKMGQNMVGFNSYSPLSSIPSHGVGDWSNSMPSSHLGHSNSVLNQFNTHFYSSLSTNNTLYSREGTEV